DNA sequence from the Parasphaerochaeta coccoides DSM 17374 genome:
AGAAAGAGTCACGCCTCCTGAATCTCCGAAAAACGGACGATCCCTGAGCAATAATTCCGCTGCCTCATGGTCTGAGATGACCCACCCGTCAAATGCCATTGCTGCTGCCGGACATTTCTCTATGCACATGCCACATCCAGTACAATGTTTTTTGTCGATATGAATCCGTCCATCCAGCTCCAGAGCTCTTTCAGGACATGTCTCTACGCATATCCCGCACTGTATGCAGGCAGAAGGGGAGTGCCAGAGAGAAATATGCTGTTTGATGCCTTCAGGGTTCTGACACCATGGGCACTTGAGGGGGCAACCTTTCAAGAACAGAGTGGTGCGGATTCCGGAACCATCATGGACGGCAAAGCGGGTGATGGCAAAGACTGTCCCGTTCATATGCGCTCATAAACTGTCCGGGCAATGATTTCATCTTGTAGATCCCGTGCCAGTTCCGTGAAATAGGCGGTATACCCCGCAACGCGAATGGTCAACCCTCTATACTTTTCCGGTTCTTTCTGTGCCGCCTTGAGATCCGTTTCATTGACTACATTGAACTGGACATGGCTGATTCCCAAGTCGACGAAAGCCCGTAGCAGATTGGAGAATTTCTTGATTCCTGTGGATGTCCGAAAAAACTCTGGCAGAAACTTCATATTGAGAAGGGTTCCATTGCTTGCCTTCCTGAAAGGCAAGGTCGATACCGAATGCAGCAATGCCGTAGGACCGTGGGTATCCCTGCCATACATGGCTGACACCCCTCCGTCTGCCAAGGGATCCCGCGCATGACGGCCATCAGCAGAAGCTCCGACATTCTGCCCCATCGGGACATGTGCGGACACCGTGTACAGACCCATCTGATAGATACCGCCCCTGTTGTTCCTGTATTTTTCCAGACCATCGGAAAAATAGTTTGACCATTTCGCTCCCAGTGCATCGACCCACGCTATATCATTTCCATATTTGGGTGCTTTGTTAAGAAGCATTGTCCGGACTACCTCATCCCCCTTGAAATCATTCCGCAGGGCTTGCAGCAGCCTTTCCGCCGTCAGCATTTTCCTGCCGAATACCAAGTCCTTGATTGCCGCAAGAGAATCCGCGATATTCGCGACCTGGATGGCCTGTACGCCTGCAAAATTATAATGGGCTCCACCTTGGGTGACATCACGCCCGTTTGTCATACAGTCATCTATGACAGCAGACAGGAACGGAGTAGGAAGCAGTTGCTCATGCATCTTTTCCACCGTGGATACACAGTCGACCATGTAGTCTGAGAAATAATCAATCTGTCTGGCGAACGCTTCCTCCAGTTCCTCGAAACTTTCATAGGTGGTGAGGTCTCCCAAATCCAGTCCGGTTTTCTGCCCGGTCAACATGTCCGTACCATGGTTGAGTGTCAGTTCAAGCGCCTTGACAAGGTTGAACATGGCGGCATCACTCCACCCAAGGGCATTGCCATGGGTGGTCAATTCCACACAGCCTACAATGGCATAGTTCATGGCATCTTCATGGCTGACTCCATGGGATTCCAGCGCCGGGATGACCGCCTCGTCATTGAAGACTTGAGGCATGCCGCTCCCCAAGCCTATTACCCGGCTGGCGGTATCAAGGAATTCCTGTGGGGAATTTTTATGTATCCGACAGGAAAGATTCGGTTGCGGTAACAACAGATGTTCCTGTGCCATGAGGAAAAGATAGCTGAGATCATTCACGGCGTCGGAACCATCACCATACTGTCCGCCTATGGCTACGTTGAAACCAATGGGGAATCCCGCAAAGTATTTTGCGCTGTTCGAATTGCGCAGATAGACCAGCTGGTTGAATTTCAACCATAGGCACTCCGTGATTTCCAACGCCTGTTCCAAACTCATTCCGGCTTTCCTGCTGTTCAGGTAGTAGGGATATACGTACTGATCCATCCGTCCGGGAGAGAAAGATGAGGCATTGCCTTCCATCTGTAGTATGACGTAGAGGAACCAGACGGACTGCATGGCTTCATGAAAAGTACGCGCAGGCTCACAGGCAAGCTTATGGCAAATACGGGAGACCTCCATGAGACTTTCATTGCCCGTTGTCTGGGACATCTCGGCAGCTAAGGCAGCGTAGCGTTCCATGAAGATACAGGCTCCCTGCATGGAAATGACTATGCTTTCATAAAAGTCCCTGCTCTTTCCTGAGGCCTCCCTGATATGTTCCTGTGCTTGGGCGAGAATGCCGGCAGGGCCGAGAGCCAACCATTTTTTCGTATTTGGGCAGATATGTCCTTGGGAATGATCTTTCTGGTTGATTTTCACCACCTTGGCAATGGCATCTACCTGTTCGCCTATGGCAGCGCGAACGTGATCCTCCAGGGAACGTCCTTTCCAATAGGGAAGGATATCATTACGGAATTCCTGGATATCCTCAGGATGGACATTGAACATATCCTGCGGTCGCGTAGGGAGAGTCTCAAACTCACGGTCGACCCATGACGCCCCGGTCTCCGGAAATACGACGCCTCCACGGACACCGGCTGTACGGTTACCGACAATCAACTCATCAGGCAGGATACGAATGGAAATCTCTGTCAGCGCGGCTTTCAGCGACAACGCTCTCTGGATGCACCGGGACGTGCCTTCATTGTCCTGATAGGCTTTGGTAATGATTCGTGCCTGTTCAATGCTGACATAACGAGGCTCTGCCAGCATCAGATTCTTCAGCAGACGGCTTCTTTCCAATGGCAAGATTGCCTGTATTTTTTCTCGCTCTGTCATGAGTTCCTTCTTTTAAGAAAAAGATATCACACCATTCAGGCAAAGAAAATTCTCTGAATTGCACAAAATATCTACAATCTTGAACTTACCTTATCTTAAAGTCTTTTTTCTTGCTTGGAATAATATCTGCCGATATAGTGGAAAAAAACTGAGATAAACAGGATGATTGTATGGATTTTACGGAAAAATACAGGATTATCCACATGGGAAAGCCAATCCTGAAATTCTGTGAGCGGTTTGATGAGATGAGTAATATCTGGAATTTCACCCTGCATAGCCATCCATATATTGAACTTATGTTTTTTCTTGAAGGTACTGACAGCATTGAACTGGCGGACATGCGGCTGTCGGTATCCCTGTTCGATACGGTCATCTACCCCGCCAACTGTCTACATCAAGAGGCCCTGGCACCAGGGCTGCACAGGGAAATCATCTGTCTTTGGATAGATCTTCCGGATCTCCGGCTGGATGAACCGTTGCAAATACAGGATCGGGACGGTCGGCTCGGTACATTGTTCAAAACTGTGCATGAGTATTCAAAAAGCAAGAATCAGATTCCCTACATGATGGAACATCTACTCAAAGTTCTGCTGCTTCAGGCATTACAGCTTGTCTTTACCGGTGAAGGACTCCCCCGGATATCAAAGTCAGTCCAATATATCCACTCCCATTTCACCCAACGGATTTCTCTTGAGGCACTGGCTGAACTTGAGAATGTAAGTGTTTCTTACCTATCAAGGAGATTCCATAAGCAAATGGACATGACCATCATAGAATATGTAAACCGTCTCCGTATCGAGATGTCCAAGAACTTGTTGGTAACGACGGATAAGGACATGTTGGAAATTTCCTATCAGGTCGGCTATGAGTCTCCTAATTATTTTTACCGTGTTTTCCGTCGCTTCTGTTCAGAGTCCCCTGCGGCGTTCCGTCGTAGATGCAAAAGAAACGCATCATTCCACTAGAAAGGAAACGGTGAAGCACCTTTTTCACGATGAAGACACAATGACAAGAGAATAAAAATTTTGATTGACAACGATGGTATGGGTTGCTACCCTACCTATAGGTAAACGATTACGTCTGCGTATGAGGCTTTGAAACAGATGGATTTCAAGTTTTCCTCAATGGGAGGATATGGTCGTATTTCACCGTGTGAACTGTCTTTCACCTTAGATGTCCCTGGATGTTCGCAGAATGCAGACTTCTATCAACATATTTCAAAAGGAGTCCAGTATATGGGCTTTTTATAGGAGGAGAAATATGAAGAAGACATGGATGTTGATCCTTTTTTTCGCAGTGTTCGGATTTGCGGCGTTGACGGCGGGAGGGCAGAAGGAACCAGCTTCTCAGGGTAAGCCGGAAGCGGCTCGAACCTCGATTGCTACGGACAGCTCAGGCATCAGGTATAATGGAAGAAACAAGCTGTCCATGTTTGCACCCCTGACCGGCGACAACCGTCAGTATGGCATAAAAATCAGGGATGGCGCTGAATTGGCTCTCAATCAGTTCAATGCGGAGCATGGTACTCAGTTCACCATTGAATTCCATGATGACAAAGGGGATTCGAATGAAGCCATAAACCTGGCAAGCAAGATTGTATCTGATAGCACGGTCTTTGCTGCTCTTGCGGGTTATGGTTCATCCTGTGCCATGGCGACGGCTCCTGTATTTGATGAGAATGGTATGATTCTGATGGGCGTGGCTGCTTCACACGCTGATTTACCGCGCATGGGCGAATATGTATTTCCCATTCCCATGAGCGCCCGTCTGGAGAGCGTCAACTTTGCCCAGGCCATCAAGGAATACTTTGGTGTCGGAAAAATAGCAATCCTGTATCAGAACACGGATCACGGCGTACAGCAATCTGGCCTGATTAAGAAAGAATGGGAAGGATTCGGTGGCGAGACCGTCGTATATGAAAGCTTTGTTCCCGGTGAGACAAAAGACTTTTCCGCTGTGTTGTCCAAGATAAAAAGCAAAACCCCAGATATCCTGTTTGTCAGCGCCGCATATAACGATGCCGCTCAGATTTTTCTTCAGGCAAACCAATTGGATCTGGATGTCCAGTATGTCGGACCCGGCATGTGTTTGAATGAAGAATTCACCAGACTGGTGGGTACTGACATCGACGGTGCGTATATTCTCAGTTCCACTCCTTCTTTCTTGCCTTCAGTCCTGGAATCCGGCAATATCGATGAGATAACCAAGGACTTCATCAGTGCCTACAAAGAAGCGTATGGAGAGACTCCTGATGGTTTCTCAGCCCAAGGATATGACACCGTCAACATTGTCCTTAACAGTGCCTTGGCAGCAGGTACGACCGATACTGACGCTGTGGCACGGCAGATCAAAGCCATCCGGTCTTATCCAGGACTTTCAGGCTTCAACATGGGATACAACGACCAGAAGGAAATGAACAAAGGCATCTATGTTTTTGAAATACAGAACGGAACCTTTGTACGGGTGAACTGACGGAACAAGAATACCGGAGACTCGCGGCATCTGCCTCCCCATGGTGACGGATGTCCGCGGGGTTTTTTCTTGGAGATAGACGAATGTTATTACAGCAGATTATAAACGGTATTACGATCGGGAGTACCTATGCCTTGGTAGCCATTGGGTTTACCATGATCTTCGGGGTATTGGAACTGACCAACTTTTCCAACAGCTCCTTATACATGTTCGGTGCATATATCACTTATTTGCTCTATAGCATCGTGGGGGCACGTTTTTTTCTGGCTTTCACCATCAGCATTGTCTTGACTGGAGTCCTTGGGTATGGCGTCGATCGCTTTGCACTGCGGCGGCTGAGAAAAAAGAGGGCGCCCAAGCTATCCGGGCTGATTACCACCCTTGGTATGTCCATGGTGATTGACAACTCTGTCATGGTTTTCTTCGGTACGGACTCCAAGTCATTCACCAATTTCATGGATTTCGGCAAGTTCTATGTTGGAAATGCCGTGGTTACTTGGACACAGGTCATCATTCTGAGCGTCGCCTGCATATTGATGATCACGCTTTCCATTATTGTCTATCGTACCAAGATTGGAAAAGCCATGGGCGCAATCGCACAGAACCAAGATGCCGCCAGGCTGATGGGAATCAATACGAACAAAGTTATTTCTTTTACTTTTATCGTAAGCGGTTTTCTGGCCTGTGTCGCCGGGACCATGGTCGCCATGTATTATCGCAGCATTGAGACATCCATGGGTACGTCCATCGGTACCAAGATTTTTGCCGCCGCAATCCTCGGTGGTGTCGGCATCCTCCCCGGAGCAGTAGTGGGAGGACTTGTCCTTGGCGTGGTGGAAACCATGGTATCCGCATACATCAGTACGGGCTATCGTGACGCTATATCCTTTACCATATTGATATTAGTCCTGCTGATAATGCCCAATGGCCTGTTCGGGAAAAAGGCAGTTAACAAAGTATAAGAGGGAATGACTATGATTGAAAGGTTTAGTACATGGTTGGTTCGCCATAAAAGCCCGTTGTTGATTGGTACGGTCATTGCCGCGGTGATATTCCCCTATGTCTTTACTTCCAGATATGTCCTGCGTATTGCCATACTATGTCTCATGTACTGCATGTTGGCAGTCAGCCTGAACCTGATGTCCGGGATACTTGGGCAGATATCCTTTGGTCATGCAGCTTTCTGGGG
Encoded proteins:
- a CDS encoding helix-turn-helix domain-containing protein translates to MDFTEKYRIIHMGKPILKFCERFDEMSNIWNFTLHSHPYIELMFFLEGTDSIELADMRLSVSLFDTVIYPANCLHQEALAPGLHREIICLWIDLPDLRLDEPLQIQDRDGRLGTLFKTVHEYSKSKNQIPYMMEHLLKVLLLQALQLVFTGEGLPRISKSVQYIHSHFTQRISLEALAELENVSVSYLSRRFHKQMDMTIIEYVNRLRIEMSKNLLVTTDKDMLEISYQVGYESPNYFYRVFRRFCSESPAAFRRRCKRNASFH
- a CDS encoding branched-chain amino acid ABC transporter permease, which encodes MLLQQIINGITIGSTYALVAIGFTMIFGVLELTNFSNSSLYMFGAYITYLLYSIVGARFFLAFTISIVLTGVLGYGVDRFALRRLRKKRAPKLSGLITTLGMSMVIDNSVMVFFGTDSKSFTNFMDFGKFYVGNAVVTWTQVIILSVACILMITLSIIVYRTKIGKAMGAIAQNQDAARLMGINTNKVISFTFIVSGFLACVAGTMVAMYYRSIETSMGTSIGTKIFAAAILGGVGILPGAVVGGLVLGVVETMVSAYISTGYRDAISFTILILVLLIMPNGLFGKKAVNKV
- a CDS encoding ABC transporter substrate-binding protein, whose product is MKKTWMLILFFAVFGFAALTAGGQKEPASQGKPEAARTSIATDSSGIRYNGRNKLSMFAPLTGDNRQYGIKIRDGAELALNQFNAEHGTQFTIEFHDDKGDSNEAINLASKIVSDSTVFAALAGYGSSCAMATAPVFDENGMILMGVAASHADLPRMGEYVFPIPMSARLESVNFAQAIKEYFGVGKIAILYQNTDHGVQQSGLIKKEWEGFGGETVVYESFVPGETKDFSAVLSKIKSKTPDILFVSAAYNDAAQIFLQANQLDLDVQYVGPGMCLNEEFTRLVGTDIDGAYILSSTPSFLPSVLESGNIDEITKDFISAYKEAYGETPDGFSAQGYDTVNIVLNSALAAGTTDTDAVARQIKAIRSYPGLSGFNMGYNDQKEMNKGIYVFEIQNGTFVRVN
- a CDS encoding glycyl radical protein — encoded protein: MTEREKIQAILPLERSRLLKNLMLAEPRYVSIEQARIITKAYQDNEGTSRCIQRALSLKAALTEISIRILPDELIVGNRTAGVRGGVVFPETGASWVDREFETLPTRPQDMFNVHPEDIQEFRNDILPYWKGRSLEDHVRAAIGEQVDAIAKVVKINQKDHSQGHICPNTKKWLALGPAGILAQAQEHIREASGKSRDFYESIVISMQGACIFMERYAALAAEMSQTTGNESLMEVSRICHKLACEPARTFHEAMQSVWFLYVILQMEGNASSFSPGRMDQYVYPYYLNSRKAGMSLEQALEITECLWLKFNQLVYLRNSNSAKYFAGFPIGFNVAIGGQYGDGSDAVNDLSYLFLMAQEHLLLPQPNLSCRIHKNSPQEFLDTASRVIGLGSGMPQVFNDEAVIPALESHGVSHEDAMNYAIVGCVELTTHGNALGWSDAAMFNLVKALELTLNHGTDMLTGQKTGLDLGDLTTYESFEELEEAFARQIDYFSDYMVDCVSTVEKMHEQLLPTPFLSAVIDDCMTNGRDVTQGGAHYNFAGVQAIQVANIADSLAAIKDLVFGRKMLTAERLLQALRNDFKGDEVVRTMLLNKAPKYGNDIAWVDALGAKWSNYFSDGLEKYRNNRGGIYQMGLYTVSAHVPMGQNVGASADGRHARDPLADGGVSAMYGRDTHGPTALLHSVSTLPFRKASNGTLLNMKFLPEFFRTSTGIKKFSNLLRAFVDLGISHVQFNVVNETDLKAAQKEPEKYRGLTIRVAGYTAYFTELARDLQDEIIARTVYERI